GCACCAATGTTGTTAACCAAATAAGATTACAGAATCAGACAAAAATGGCTGTAAACACTTCCCAAGATTCTGCAAATGCTGCTCCTGATGAGAAATATATTGAGGCAACCAGCATGCAAAGTGTGAAATTCTCAATCACTAACTGCAAGAGTTTAGTAGTTGGTACTTGCTTTTCAGTGGCTTTCTCATAGAGTTGCTAGCTGGGTTCAACTTATAATTTGGCTCAATGGGGTAGAGGAGATACAATACCAAGAAATTTGTATTTCACGTAGTGATTTCTGTACAGATTTGCTCAGCAGTGCTAAATTCGGAAAAAGAcactaaaaaagaaagaagtaaGAAAAAACTTTAAgaactttcctaaaactctccTTCACTACTTTTTAAAGTGTATGATACCATCACAAGCAAGAGTGCCTTCTAGATCTCCAATAATTCGAGATATCCTAATTTCAAGACCTCTTTGGACTTCTCGGAAGAGTGTTTTGATATTATCAGCAAACCTCTTCATGTCAAAGCTAGCAGGTGTCTCGAACTCTTCAACTGCACTAAGAAATCCAGAAGCAATCTTGGCTTGTAATTCCATCAACTTCTGTCCTGTAGCAACCATATATCTCTGGAGGTGAAATGTCTCTTCAAGATGTTGCTCGAGCAATCGAATTTCCTCCCTTGTTTTTGCAGTATTCAGATCTCCACCTCTCACATATAAGCTGTTTTCATGCTGCACAACACATGCGAAAATGATAAGTAGAACTATGGTGTCAAGCGTCCAACTGTGATCACTTTTTCTATACATCATCAAAGGGCCTCCATCTAATTGTTATCCAGAGAAAGCCCAATATTTTGTGAATTTACAAGATAAAGACCTTACAAGATAGTGAAATGGTTTTggtccttgcatttgatgaagaaaatTAACCCCTAAACTGTAAAATTAGCATAATGAAATAGAAATGTACCATTCGCTGGCATAGATCATCAGTCTTCCCCTGGAGGGATTGGTACCGACCAACCTGTTTGTTGAGCAAGGACATTAGAGCACAAAAAAcatttttgttaatttgtcCATTGTTACTGCTATCACTGCTTTCATGACACTCTCGCTTTCCAGTCAATCTCTCAAGCATGAGCAACTGCTGCTTCAGCCTTCTGATCTTGTATGAGACTCCAAGAGCATGAAGATCCATTTTCCATGAAGAATTAATCTTGTTTGTTAAGCACTTGACTGCTGATTGCGATGCTTCAGCTTTTTCAGCACCTTGTGAACTAGAAGATTGCTCTTGAATGGAATCTTGATCAATTGCATCACCTAACTCTTCTTCAAGTTCCACTTGTGGAGGTTGGAGTGTCAAAACTATATCTTTGCTCGGGTAATTAGCAGAAGATTTCTCTTGCTTCTCTTCTTCTGCCGGTTGGTAATTTCTCTCTGCGGTTGTCTTTGACTCCTGCACATCCTCCCCTGGTCTTCTCTTTACTATCTTCACTTTTGACCAAATGGTATCATAGGCTAATGTAAGATCATGCGGATAAGCATTTGAGGAGATCCTTTGGCTGTTAGGATGATTTTCCATCCGCAATGCCAACTTCTCCTTCAGGGATTGTAATTCTGCTTCTCGGTTCAACAGTACAACTTCCAACTTCATATTAGCTTGTTTGAGTTGTGATAAGTCATTATCAAGCCCCTCAATAATGGATTGCAGCCTCTTTGACTCAAGTTCCATACTCAATAAACGCCAGCGAAAAGCTTCTAACTTCTCATCTTTGACTCTAAGTTGTTCTGCAAAAGCATCTATCTCAAGTTGATGCCTCTGATCAATAGCAGTTCTATACTTCTCAGCTTGAGATCGAACCCAACCCTCCAACTGGTGAAAGTCAGCTGAAATCATATAAATCATAGTCGGGTAAAATGAACTGGAAAGATGATAATCATATATTTGCAGGAGtaaacaattttcttttctagTCTATGTGTAAGTGTATTACTCAAAGTATAGAAAAGCACATCAAGAACTTAAGTCTTACTTGTATCTTGAATTCCCTCAGATAAGTAGCGATCCGACAGAGGTGAAAAAGCTTCTATTCCTTCCCTGAATCCAGGTTGCTCATACTCAACAAGATAATTCATTTGGTGTGTTGTAGGCCTTTCCATGTTTGATGCCATCATTGCATTTGAATGAACCCCTTTTCTTCCAGAAACAGCATCTGCCTTTGTATTTGCATGTTTAGAAAGCATACTTCTTAGGGAATACCTGTCACGCCTAGGCTCAGAATCTGTCTTTAACCTCTCTGTTTTTAGCTCAGCCTGCTTTCTTTTTGCCTTTGACAATGTTACTTCCTCTAAAAGCATTTGTTTCTCTGTTGTATCCAATTTAGATTTTCTTAGCATGGCGGACAGAATTTGGTCTTTCTGTTCCATATCCCTTCGCATTTTGACAAGCTCGAGGGATAGCTTTTGAGTCATCAACAGTGACTGCTCCTTTTGCTCCAGAATTATATCACGGTCCTGTTTCAATGATTCAATTTGCCTAAGAGCCCGACCCATCTCTGCTTCAAGCTGTCTCTGGTTTGAGACAAGCTCAATGCAGGCAGTCTTGTGTTTTGAAATCTCATTGGAGTGCCGTTGATTTTCCTGCTTTGCAGCTTCTCTGAATTCTGCTATAGTACTCTCAGCATTCTTCAGTTTTTCTTCAAGATCCTGCCTCTTCTGCTCTTCTTCCTTGAGAATCTTATCCTTAGACTTCAATAGCAGTTCATTGTCCTGCAGCTTTCCCTTCAAATCAGAAAGAGCTTTATCCTTATTAGTTTCAGAAATTCTTAATTCGTTCATAAGACCCCCAATTTGTTGTCTAAGCTTCTTCCTCTCATTGAACCAGCCTTGTTCCTGTGCAGCAAAGATGCCTACTACTTTCTCATTTGCCTTTGCGTCCTCACGTCTTCTATTTTTCAACTCTTCAATCTCTCCCTGTGCATTCTCAAGCTTCTGGCGAAGCTCTGATTTATCATTCCCGGCTTCGTCCTTCTGGGCCCTCCAAACAAACAATCCCAGAAGGTAAGCACTTCCTTGAAGCATCCCATTTTTAATGTCTGACCATTGTTCAGAGGACAATTTAGGCTCCGACAAGATTCTAAGGGCAAAAAACGCACAGGAGACGCCAAAAAACTTAGGATACAAGTTCTCATTTTTCTCTTCAGAAAAAACCATAATGGATCTTGATATCCCTTTTCCGTCCATTACTCAACAGTATGATTTTGCCTCTTCTCTGAAAGCCAAGAATTGAGTGTAAGCTGGAATCTATTTGCCAAAATTAGGCATTCGTACACAATTGATTTTGTCAAAGAATTTCCAACCGCAAGAATAGCCAAGaatgagcttgaagatacaCAAAACCAAATACCAAAACAAATCAACGATAGAGTCATACAAACAAAATTTCCAACTGCAAGCTAAACATGAACGTAAGATTGTCAAACATAGTAACACGAACACTGAAATACATGTACCTAACAGAACATTTGAGAAGCATAAAGGAGTGCAGCAGGGTTGTTGAGAGACAGATAGTAGCCTAGAGAAATTAATAATTGAGCAATCAGGAAGCGAAGAGTAAATTTGAGTCTTACAAGGAAAAGGGAGTAAATTTCTCTTCAATCCCTGGAAATATAAGCCCCGAGATTTCGGTGGAAACCTAGAGCAGAAGCGGCAGCAGCAGCCACACCCTACTGCACAAAACTAGTAGTATCATACCATAGTACCATCTCTGAGGTGTGTTAGTTATCCATTATAAATTTGTCAGAGAACGCCATAAGCATGGACTATACACGTGTTGAGACTGCAGAATCGGTTAAAAATAGGGGCCTTGCTGTAACCGAACTGAAGCAAAGTTGAAGGAAATTTGCTCCTGGTTCTTAGCGGAGGTTGGCCCCATCAGCCCCACTTTTGCGTTCATGTCTGAACCCCTGTTTTCCTggctttcttgatttcttcttcttcggtTATAGTCATGAAGGAAATGGGATCAGAAGAGCTAGATTCCTGGGTTCTTTGTCAGCATTACTACAAGACTAGATTAACAGAAGGCAATAATATAATGATGATGCCCATAAAATTATTACACGTCTCTTTCAAGTAGTTTCCATAGAATATTGTAATCTTTCCAGGTTGGCTAGGGCGTACCTTGTTCCCCTTTGCGCCCACATCTTGGAGACGATTTTTTCGTGACGGCTGTTTAGTCTGGTTTGCCGCTTTTACTTCTCCGAATATGATACTACCGCCTTGTTTGACAAGCtagttttttttatcaaatttgtttgttttaagttttttaataactttaactataataatctcaaaaaaaatttcaaattttttaaatcatataCTTCAAAATATCCATATGTTTAcgcacttcaaaaattttttctataACTTTTACAGTAAACTacaataaagttttagacaaatatccaaaaaactcacttgccaaacgggATCTATATGTGGTCAAATAGTAACACACTTAGGACGAATGCGATCATTTGCCTGCCTGACTCACTTGGCCGTGATTTTCTAATTCGATTTGTTTATCGAGTGTCTTGTGGACAtgcattaaaatatatttcaagtgttaaaattttaaaaatataaaattaattaatatatatatatagagattaattttaaaaaatgtataaatataagaaaaaataattattattgatgtctatatatatatataaatatatatcatAGATTGAGCGAAATATCGGTGTGTTAACGAATACAGACAACATTCGTTGCGAAAATCCTTCCTAATTTGCACCACACTTAGTTAGAACTGAAGTGGACCACAAGGTGGTGCAATGCGTTTCCAAGTACGCAGTAGTCCTAGCTTTAAGTGCCATTTCTGGCTTCCATCAGTGGACGCCGGACGAAATGAACTAGTCCAGAGTCAGCCAAAAATGCCAATAAAGGACACAATtaaaggaacaaaggaaaagtaCATACGTACTAAAAGTCGCAGAGTTgtgattttcaaaaaaaaaattatagaattAGGCTACATAAACGCTAAAAAGCAGAAAATATGAATCAAGCAAATGACTAtgcccatatatatatatatatatatatggtagcCTAGGCAGACGATTGGGAGATCATAGCCCGTTCACACACCAGTATTATGATGGATCAGGAGCGGGAATGGTTGCTTCTGCAATTGTTTCTGAAGGTCACGTGCATTTTATATATGGCATAATTTTATTTACATATGATGTAATTTACTTTCAACAACGTGTAAttctaaaacaaaattttatagaTTCAACATatatcataaaaaatgagatacaAGATAAAATTTGACTGATGGTCCAAGAGATGTTAATTTTGTGAGGGACACTATTAGTGCAGCGCAGCCCTACAGTACTGTTTACTGATGATCAGAAGCATGACGATGCCCACCCAGGTCATCATGGTCCCATCAGAGGAAGCGAGAAATGGTAAGGCAGAGGCCACGGTGCCTACTTTTGCTTCCTTGGTTTCACAAATTTTAGACCTGTAAAGATGGGACTTGCTGAAGGAAAGCTCTACATGCAACCCTAGTTTTGAGTACTGTATAGCTTTTGATTG
This portion of the Coffea arabica cultivar ET-39 chromosome 2e, Coffea Arabica ET-39 HiFi, whole genome shotgun sequence genome encodes:
- the LOC113729923 gene encoding uncharacterized protein; translated protein: MDGKGISRSIMVFSEEKNENLYPKFFGVSCAFFALRILSEPKLSSEQWSDIKNGMLQGSAYLLGLFVWRAQKDEAGNDKSELRQKLENAQGEIEELKNRRREDAKANEKVVGIFAAQEQGWFNERKKLRQQIGGLMNELRISETNKDKALSDLKGKLQDNELLLKSKDKILKEEEQKRQDLEEKLKNAESTIAEFREAAKQENQRHSNEISKHKTACIELVSNQRQLEAEMGRALRQIESLKQDRDIILEQKEQSLLMTQKLSLELVKMRRDMEQKDQILSAMLRKSKLDTTEKQMLLEEVTLSKAKRKQAELKTERLKTDSEPRRDRYSLRSMLSKHANTKADAVSGRKGVHSNAMMASNMERPTTHQMNYLVEYEQPGFREGIEAFSPLSDRYLSEGIQDTTDFHQLEGWVRSQAEKYRTAIDQRHQLEIDAFAEQLRVKDEKLEAFRWRLLSMELESKRLQSIIEGLDNDLSQLKQANMKLEVVLLNREAELQSLKEKLALRMENHPNSQRISSNAYPHDLTLAYDTIWSKVKIVKRRPGEDVQESKTTAERNYQPAEEEKQEKSSANYPSKDIVLTLQPPQVELEEELGDAIDQDSIQEQSSSSQGAEKAEASQSAVKCLTNKINSSWKMDLHALGVSYKIRRLKQQLLMLERLTGKRECHESSDSSNNGQINKNVFCALMSLLNKQVGRYQSLQGKTDDLCQRMHENSLYVRGGDLNTAKTREEIRLLEQHLEETFHLQRYMVATGQKLMELQAKIASGFLSAVEEFETPASFDMKRFADNIKTLFREVQRGLEIRISRIIGDLEGTLACDGIIHFKK